From Triticum urartu cultivar G1812 chromosome 2, Tu2.1, whole genome shotgun sequence, a single genomic window includes:
- the LOC125539143 gene encoding inositol phosphorylceramide glucuronosyltransferase 1-like isoform X1, whose amino-acid sequence MGPPPTRWPLLAALVAAALLAGAAAATEEAYVTLLYGDEFVLGVRVLGKSIRDTGTRRDMVVLVSDGVSEYSRELLEADGWIVKRITLLANPNQVRPTRFWGVYTKLKIFNMTSYKKVVYLDADTVVVKSIEDVFKCGKFCGNLKHSERMNSGVMVVEPSETVFKDMISQVDRLPSYTGGDQGFLNSYYADFANSRVYEPDSPLTPEPETQRLSTLYNADVGLYMLANKWMVDEKELRVIHYTLGPLKPWDWWTAWLVKPVEIWQDVRQKLEESLPGTGGGRNPHDQLVVKFLFILPFCLLLFGYYQSCFQNYKDFPSVQSLCAFARRGRHKYKSEEALPSYSAVGVSSSTFSTSNQRISNGPHLKLPSYFGAIAVLICFMSAGVSLAFAFTIIPRQIMPWTGLLLMFEWTFVAFFLLFGSYLRFVYRWGSISATHVGYSNSDSSENHMATGHHQRNISDFDMEATFYWTGMAVIAIITVFSPTILGITALFTKLGLMVAGGVLLASFMTYASVHLAISAFHKGQKDRNGSRTRRICFWCL is encoded by the exons ATGGGACCACCGCCGACCAGGTGGCCCCTGCTGGCCGCCCTCGTCGCGGCGGCGCTGCtcgccggcgcggcggcggcgacggaggAGGCCTACGTCACGCTGCTCTACGGCGACGAGTTCGTCCTCGGCGTGCGCGTCCTGGGCAAGTCCATCCGCGACACCGGCACGCGGCGGGACATGGTCGTGCTCGTCTCCGACGGCGTCTCCGAGTACTCGCGGGAGCTCCTCGAG GCTGATGGTTGGATCGTGAAGCGTATAACTTTACTGGCTAATCCTAACCAAGTGAGACCAACGAGGTTTTGGGGTGTCTACACAAAGTTGAAGATATTCAACATGACAAGCTACAAAAAGG TTGTTTATCTTGATGCAGATACTGTAGTTGTAAAAAGTATCGAGGATGTTTTCAAGTGTGGGAAGTTCTGTGGGAACTTGAAGCATTCTGAAAGAATGAATTCCGGAGTGATGGTTGTGGAGCCATCTGAAACTGTTTTCAAGGATATGATTAGCCAAGTAGACCGGTTGCCTTCCTACACTGGAG GGGATCAAGGTTTTCTTAATTCATATTATGCTGATTTTGCTAACTCCCGCGTGTATGAGCCAGACTCACCTTTAACACCTGAACCGGAGACACAGCGCCTTTCTACCTTGTATAATGCTGATGTTGGTCTTTACATGCTAGCCAACAAG TGGATGGTTGATGAAAAGGAACTTAGAGTTATTCACTACACACTAGGTCCCCTTAAACCCTGGGACTGGTGGACAGCTTGGCTTGTAAAACCTGTGGAGATATGGCAG GATGTTAGGCAAAAACTTGAAGAATCTCTTCCGGGAACCGGTGGGGGAAGGAACCCTCATGATCAGCTGGTGGTCAAATTTTTATTCATTCTTCCCTTCTGCCTGCTGTTATTTGGTTATTACCAATCATGCTTTCAG AACTATAAGGATTTTCCAAGTGTGCAGTCTTTATGTGCGTTTGCAAGAAGAGGCCGTCATAAGTATAAGTCTGAAGAGGCACTTCCATCTTATTCAGCAGTTGGTGTTTCATCATCTACATTTTCTACTTCAAATCAAAGA ATCTCAAACGGGCCACATCTGAAGCTGCCTTCTTATTTCGGGGCGATTGCTGTGCTAATCTGTTTTATGTCTGCTGGTGTCTCTCTTGCCTTTGCTTTCACTATCATTCCACGACAAATTATGCCATGGACAGGTCTGCTACTGATGTTTGAGTGGACCTTCGTGGCATTCTTCTTATTGTTTGGTAGCTATCTCCGTTTTGTCTATCGATGGGGAAGTATCAGTGCAACTCATGTGGGATATAGCAATTCTGATTCATCAGAGAATCACATGGCTACAG GCCATCATCAGCGCAATATATCCGACTTCGACATGGAGGCGACATTTTACTGGACAGGGATGGCTGTCATAGCTATCATTACTGTATTTTCACCAACTATCTTGGGTATAACTGCATTATTTACAAA GCTAGGGTTGATGGTTGCCGGTGGTGTTCTGCTGGCATCTTTTATGACGTATGCTTCGGTGCATCTTGCTATCTCAGCCTTCCACAAGGGTCAAAAAGATAGGAATGGGTCGAGAACTAGAAGAATttgtttctggtgtttgtag
- the LOC125539143 gene encoding inositol phosphorylceramide glucuronosyltransferase 1-like isoform X2, whose translation MGPPPTRWPLLAALVAAALLAGAAAATEEAYVTLLYGDEFVLGVRVLGKSIRDTGTRRDMVVLVSDGVSEYSRELLEADGWIVKRITLLANPNQVRPTRFWGVYTKLKIFNMTSYKKVVYLDADTVVVKSIEDVFKCGKFCGNLKHSERMNSGVMVVEPSETVFKDMISQVDRLPSYTGGDQGFLNSYYADFANSRVYEPDSPLTPEPETQRLSTLYNADVGLYMLANKWMVDEKELRVIHYTLGPLKPWDWWTAWLVKPVEIWQDVRQKLEESLPGTGGGRNPHDQLVVKFLFILPFCLLLFGYYQSCFQNYKDFPSVQSLCAFARRGRHKYKSEEALPSYSAVGVSSSTFSTSNQRISNGPHLKLPSYFGAIAVLICFMSAGVSLAFAFTIIPRQIMPWTGLLLMFEWTFVAFFLLFGSYLRFVYRWGSISATHVGYSNSDSSENHMATGHQRNISDFDMEATFYWTGMAVIAIITVFSPTILGITALFTKLGLMVAGGVLLASFMTYASVHLAISAFHKGQKDRNGSRTRRICFWCL comes from the exons ATGGGACCACCGCCGACCAGGTGGCCCCTGCTGGCCGCCCTCGTCGCGGCGGCGCTGCtcgccggcgcggcggcggcgacggaggAGGCCTACGTCACGCTGCTCTACGGCGACGAGTTCGTCCTCGGCGTGCGCGTCCTGGGCAAGTCCATCCGCGACACCGGCACGCGGCGGGACATGGTCGTGCTCGTCTCCGACGGCGTCTCCGAGTACTCGCGGGAGCTCCTCGAG GCTGATGGTTGGATCGTGAAGCGTATAACTTTACTGGCTAATCCTAACCAAGTGAGACCAACGAGGTTTTGGGGTGTCTACACAAAGTTGAAGATATTCAACATGACAAGCTACAAAAAGG TTGTTTATCTTGATGCAGATACTGTAGTTGTAAAAAGTATCGAGGATGTTTTCAAGTGTGGGAAGTTCTGTGGGAACTTGAAGCATTCTGAAAGAATGAATTCCGGAGTGATGGTTGTGGAGCCATCTGAAACTGTTTTCAAGGATATGATTAGCCAAGTAGACCGGTTGCCTTCCTACACTGGAG GGGATCAAGGTTTTCTTAATTCATATTATGCTGATTTTGCTAACTCCCGCGTGTATGAGCCAGACTCACCTTTAACACCTGAACCGGAGACACAGCGCCTTTCTACCTTGTATAATGCTGATGTTGGTCTTTACATGCTAGCCAACAAG TGGATGGTTGATGAAAAGGAACTTAGAGTTATTCACTACACACTAGGTCCCCTTAAACCCTGGGACTGGTGGACAGCTTGGCTTGTAAAACCTGTGGAGATATGGCAG GATGTTAGGCAAAAACTTGAAGAATCTCTTCCGGGAACCGGTGGGGGAAGGAACCCTCATGATCAGCTGGTGGTCAAATTTTTATTCATTCTTCCCTTCTGCCTGCTGTTATTTGGTTATTACCAATCATGCTTTCAG AACTATAAGGATTTTCCAAGTGTGCAGTCTTTATGTGCGTTTGCAAGAAGAGGCCGTCATAAGTATAAGTCTGAAGAGGCACTTCCATCTTATTCAGCAGTTGGTGTTTCATCATCTACATTTTCTACTTCAAATCAAAGA ATCTCAAACGGGCCACATCTGAAGCTGCCTTCTTATTTCGGGGCGATTGCTGTGCTAATCTGTTTTATGTCTGCTGGTGTCTCTCTTGCCTTTGCTTTCACTATCATTCCACGACAAATTATGCCATGGACAGGTCTGCTACTGATGTTTGAGTGGACCTTCGTGGCATTCTTCTTATTGTTTGGTAGCTATCTCCGTTTTGTCTATCGATGGGGAAGTATCAGTGCAACTCATGTGGGATATAGCAATTCTGATTCATCAGAGAATCACATGGCTACAGGC CATCAGCGCAATATATCCGACTTCGACATGGAGGCGACATTTTACTGGACAGGGATGGCTGTCATAGCTATCATTACTGTATTTTCACCAACTATCTTGGGTATAACTGCATTATTTACAAA GCTAGGGTTGATGGTTGCCGGTGGTGTTCTGCTGGCATCTTTTATGACGTATGCTTCGGTGCATCTTGCTATCTCAGCCTTCCACAAGGGTCAAAAAGATAGGAATGGGTCGAGAACTAGAAGAATttgtttctggtgtttgtag
- the LOC125539144 gene encoding protein root UVB sensitive 2, chloroplastic-like: MDILERIRGGGDKPAAMETPRRPESWVEISESVSRLCSFDAGGGGAVSVKLIQDDRMAHDKLVDSFLNKFFPSGYPYSVNEGYLTYTKFRALQHFSSAMLHVLSTQSLLFAAGLRPTPAQATAVSWILKDGMQHAGKLICSGMGARMDSEPKSWRIFADVLYDFGTALDFISPLCPQLFLEVAGLGNFAKGMAVVAARATRLPIYSSFAKEGNLSDLFAKGEAISTLFNVMGIGAGIGLSSTVCSTTQGKLIIGPLLSAVHIWGVVQEMRATPINTLNPQRTAMVVADFIKSGKVSSPAELRYREDLLFPNRLIVEAGSVKVGQPLRRVLSPRRVEELRSIFPNEKFLLTQKSDKAYMVLEQSATGEDALRGWLVAAFASEMERSGAGPRDTVLNDAYQKMESVFPVFVSEVKSRGWYTGQFLDGNHSRIVYAKSE; this comes from the exons ATGGACATACTC GAGAGAATTCGCGGAGGCGGCGACAAGCCGGCCGCGATGGAGACGCCCCGGAGGCCGGAGTCGTGGGTGGAGATTTCAGAGTCCGTCTCGCGGCTCTGCAGCTTCGACGCCGGCGGGGGCGGGGCCGTATCT GTAAAACTTATCCAGGATGACAGGATGGCACATGATAAGTTGGTTGATTCTTTCTTGAACAAGTTTTTTCCATCTGGTTATCCATACAG TGTGAATGAGGGTTACCTAACATATACCAAATTCCGAGCACTCCAGCATTTTTCTAGTGCTATGCTGCATGTGCTATCGACCCAG TCTTTATTATTTGCTGCAGGTCTACGACCTACCCCTGCGCAAGCAACGGCTGTAAGTTGG ATTCTAAAAGATGGAATGCAGCACGCAGGAAAACTCATCTGTAGCGGCATGGGGGCAAGAATGGATTCAGAGCCAAAGAGTTGGAGGATATTTG CTGATGTTCTCTATGATTTTGGTACTGCCTTGGACTTCATTTCACCACTGTGTCCGCAACTTTTTCTTGAAGTGGCAGGCTTGGGAAATTTTGCGAAG GGAATGGCTGTGGTTGCTGCCAGAGCGACAAGGCTACCAATATATTCATCTTTTGCGAAAGAAGGCAACCTTAGTGACTTGTTTGCTAAAGGGGAAGCCATCTCGACACTTTTCAATGTTATGGGGATAGGAGCTGGCATTGGATTATCATCTACAGTATGTTCAACGACTCAAGGAAAG CTAATCATAGGCCCATTGCTTTCTGCTGTGCATATATGGGGAGTGGTGCAAGAGATGAGAGCAACTCCTATAAACACACTTAATCCACAAAGAACAGCAATGGTGGTGGCTGATTTTATCAAG AGCGGAAAGGTTTCAAGCCCAGCTGAGCTAAGATACAGAGAAGATCTTCTGTTCCCTAACCGGTTAATAGTAGAAGCAGGAAGCGTGAAAGTCGGGCAACCACTTCGCAGGGTTTTGAGCCCACGGCGTGTCGAAGAGCTGAGGTCTATTTTCCCAAACGAGAAATTTCTGCTCACCCAAAAAAGCGACAAGGCGTACATGGTTCTTGAGCAGAGCGCAACCGGGGAGGATGCGCTGAGGGGGTGGCTGGTCGCTGCCTTCGCTTCGGAGATGGAGAGATCAGGCGCTGGACCACGTGACACGGTCCTGAACGACGCCTATCAGAAGATGGAGAGCGTGTTCCCCGTGTTCGTTTCGGAAGTCAAGAGCAGGGGCTGGTACACAGGCCAGTTCTTGGATGGAAATCACAGTCGGATCGTGTACGCGAAATCTGAATGA